In the genome of Candidatus Pristimantibacillus lignocellulolyticus, the window CAAAAAGATGCAGCTGATTCAATATGCAATCCCTCAGCGCAAGTTCCAACCAGCGGTATTGACCGCCTTATTAGTTGTAATTCTTTTTTCGCTTACTTATAATACAACGTCTTCTCACTCAGAACCACCTCCATCACATATAGGTAAGATTGACGATGCAATGAGTGATATTAATGAGCAAAAGAATGATAAATATGAAGAGAAAACACCTTCGAAGCCGTTATTGGATAAAGATAAGCAACAATCAGAGACGCCATCAAAGCCTATTGTAGATTCTAACCCAACTGATGATTCTCCTCCTGTTCAAAGTGAAGGTAAGAACAAAGAACATCATGAAGTAAAGTCCGGTAAAGATATTACTGTAATTGGAGATTCTATCATAGTTGATGTTGCACCATTTCTTAATAAGAAACTTCCCGGAATAGTCGTTGATGGTAAGGTTGGTCGTCAGATGCATCATGTCGGTGAAGTAATTGAGGGACTCAAAAAAGATGGGAAGCTTGGAAAGACCATTATTATTGAGCTAGGAAACAATGGTGCATTTAATAAAAAACAATTACGTAACGTATTGGACTCACTTGACGAGTCTACGCAAGTTCTTTTTGTTAATATTCGATCACCTAAGAACTGGCAAGATACCGTCAACGAGGATCTTGAAAAAATATCCAACCAATATGATTTCGTAACTGTAGTAGATTGGTACTCAGCAAGCAAAGATATAGCAGAAGATTTTTACGAGGATGGCGTGCACTTAAAGCGTAATGGCGCCGAGTTTTTCGCAGAGATGCTTGTGAAAGCATTGGATGGCTTAAAACAATAAACAGTTAATCGTCGATAAATGCATTTCGTATATCCTTTAACCAATTGTGCTTTGAGTTCATTATCAGCCACTTTTCGATTATGGTACATATAACAAAAAACTGCTGCTTTCAAGACGAAAGCAGCAGCCACCATAATTTATTCAGAAAACAATCGATTATACTAATGCTTTCATAGCAATATCTGTACGACTTTGCATACCCTCAAACTGAATGCTAGCTACTGCATCGTACGCATGTGCACGAGCAGCTTCAATATTTTCTCCAAGACCTACAACACCTAGAACACGACCGCCATTCGTTACGAATTGACCATCCTGCATCGCTGTTCCAGCATGGAATACTAGAGCACCCTTCGCTTCAGCTGCTTCAAGACCAGTAATAACTTTTCCTTTCGGATAGCTTGCTGGATAACCTTCAGAAGCAATAACTACGCATACTGCTGCATCGTCATTCCACTCGATCTCAAGTTCTGCTAACGTTCCGTTCATTGCAGCTAGCACAATCTCTAATAGATCAGTTTTTAGACGAGGTAATACAACTTGTGTTTCCGGATCACCCATACGAGCGTTAAACTCGATCGTTTTCGGGCCATCTTTCGTAATCATCAATCCTGCGAATAATACACCACGGAAAGGACGACCTTCGCTTACCATTGCTTTTGCCGTTGGAATAATAATATTCTCAATCGCATCATCAATGATACTTTGCTCAATATGTGGAAGTGGCGTATACGTACCCATACCACCAGTATTCGGACCTTTATCACCATCAAAGATCGGCTTATGATCTTGGGCAGGAACCATGGACTTAACTGTCTCGCCATCCACGAATGCTAGAATAGACATTTCTTGACCTGCTAGAAATTCTTCGATAACAACCTGATTACCAGCATCACCGAATACTTTCTCTACCATAATCGAACGAAGTGCTTCTTCCGCTTCTTCATATGAAGTTGCTACTGTAACCCCTTTACCAGCTGCAAGACCATCTGCTTTAATAACGATTGGAACTTCTTGTGCTTTCAAATATGTTAATGCAGACTCAAAGTCTGTAAATGTCTCATACTTAGCTGTTGGGATATTATATTTTTTCAGCAAATCTTTCATAAAGATTTTACTTCCTTCAATTTCAGCTGCTGCTTTATTAGGACCAAATGCAGGAATACCAGCAGCTTCAAATGCGTCAACAATACCTTGTGCTAACGGATCATCTGGACCAACAAACACTAGATCGATACTTGCTTCTTTAGCAAATGCAACAAGCTCATCAAATTGGAAAACACCGGTAGGTACACATTCTGCAATTTGAGCAATACCAGCATTACCTGGAGCACAATATAACTTGCTAACTTTTTCACTTTTATTCAATGACCATACGATCGTATGTTCACGACCACCACTACCAATAACTAGAATATTCATTACAAAGAGTCTCCCTTCATTTTCAAATTAGTGTTTGAAATGACGAACGCTTGTGAATACCATAGCAATGTTATTCGCATTTGCTACTGCAATAGATTCTTCGTCTTTAATTGATCCACCTGGTTGAATAATCGCTGTAATACCAGCTTTTGCTGCAAGTTCAACAGTGTCACCCATTGGGAAGAATGCATCAGAAGCAAGAATTGCCCCTTGAACATTTTCAGCAGCTTGCTCAATAGCAATGCGAGCAGCACCAACACGGTTCATTTGACCAGCGCCAACACCGATAGTCATATCATCTTTTGCAAGTAGAATAGCATTAGATTTCACATGTTTAACAACTTTCCATCCGAATAGAAGTTGTTTCAATTCTTCTTCAGTAGGTTGACGATCTGTTACAACTTGAAGATCGCTTGCTTTAATATTATGAACATCGTTCTCTTGAACTAGCAT includes:
- the purD gene encoding phosphoribosylamine--glycine ligase, whose protein sequence is MNILVIGSGGREHTIVWSLNKSEKVSKLYCAPGNAGIAQIAECVPTGVFQFDELVAFAKEASIDLVFVGPDDPLAQGIVDAFEAAGIPAFGPNKAAAEIEGSKIFMKDLLKKYNIPTAKYETFTDFESALTYLKAQEVPIVIKADGLAAGKGVTVATSYEEAEEALRSIMVEKVFGDAGNQVVIEEFLAGQEMSILAFVDGETVKSMVPAQDHKPIFDGDKGPNTGGMGTYTPLPHIEQSIIDDAIENIIIPTAKAMVSEGRPFRGVLFAGLMITKDGPKTIEFNARMGDPETQVVLPRLKTDLLEIVLAAMNGTLAELEIEWNDDAAVCVVIASEGYPASYPKGKVITGLEAAEAKGALVFHAGTAMQDGQFVTNGGRVLGVVGLGENIEAARAHAYDAVASIQFEGMQSRTDIAMKALV